The DNA window AGCGGACCCAGGGTGAATCCTTCCTCGTTCCAGGTAAAAAGGTACCTGGGCACCTGATACCATTGCCAGTTGTACCCCAGATCAGCAGACCCGTGAACAATGAGCCAGGTCAGCAGGCCCAGCACTCCGAAGAATTTGGCCAGGTCCGTGATCCAGACCTGAAAAGCCTGGCCGGAAAAAGACGGCAGGGATGCAAAAAGAATGGACATGATTTGAAAGATGCCTGCTCGGGCATGACGGTTGGGATCTGCTTGCAAGGAATCATCTTTAGGTGAATCCCGCTGTCATTGTCAAACCCGCGAGGTCCTGCCGGCTACGAAGACGCCGGCTTGCCCATGGCCTGGTGCTCCCGGGTAAGTTCCGTCAGCAGGTCGGTTAGGGACCATGTAGCAGAAACCGGGGTCAGGGTGGCCCATATGGGACGAGGAAGCTCAATGGATTTATAGATCTTCATGAAGGCGTGAAGTTCGTGTTCCAGAAGACCTCCCATGATCACAAAAGGAGAGGCAAGAACGTGATCATGGGGAGCGCTTTGATCCTCCCGGGCAAAGAGTTCTTCCAGGGTGCACGAGAAATCTTCCCGGCCCGGGAAAATCAGGGGGAGGTCTTCGAACTCCCTGGTTGTGTCCAAATGGGTTATGAGACGTTGCCGGTCACGTGGATCAAGACCATGGACCAGGACTTTTCTGGGTCCGAACAATCGGTTGTCCGACTGGCCCACTGGTTTGAATGTACTTTGACTCATGATTGCTGCTCCTGGGTGGTTGTTGCTGCCTGGCGGATCCGGGCAAGAAGCTGGTTGACATCCAGGTGGTATTTGGCGGCCAGGCCTTCAAGGGATTCGAACAAGGCGTTGCACAAAACGCATTCCCCAGCCTGTTTGTCGTAGCTGCGAAATACGGGTTCGGTTGTTTTGTACGCGGCTACAATGTCCAGAACCCGGGATGCCGGGGAGATATCTTCGGGCCTCATGGGGTGAGCCTCCACCTAAAAGGGTTGCGATCGTGAACAGGATGATCACCGGGATCAAGGGAAGATGCTCATTCCGGTGATCTTGTTGATCAGCAGTCCGGAGGGCCGGTCAAGATGGTTCAGCTCCGCCCCGGGATACAGGGTGGTGATCACGGTCTTGCCGATGATGTATCGTCCTTCCCCGGCCATCAGGGTTTTGGTCTTGAGCCCCCACATGTTGTGCATGATGACCGGTTGTCCCTGATATTGGCCCAGATAAAGGACAATGTGCCCGGGCATCCAGATGAGGGTTCGCAAGGCAATCCCCTGCGTCCTGATGATGTTTTCCTTGTCCTTGGCCGAAAGTCCGGCAAGGTTGATGCGCCGTCCCTGTCTGGCCTGCTGGGAAGAGTTTCTGGGTAGCCAGAAGCCAAACGGGGTCATGTAGTCCCGGGTCATGGCTGAACAATCGCGATTGGCGTACATGCCACCCCATCCATAGGGCTGGCCCATGAACCCCTGGGCCAGAAAAACCTGATTGTCCAGGGTCATGGGCAGGGGAAAGGGGGCCATCTCCAGTCCCTTCATGTCGGCCTTGACCAGAACGGCCTTGCGGGATGCGTCGGCCGCCGGCATGAGGAGCATGGGACGGGTCGGGCTTTCCATGGCAACGGGGTAGATGGCTCCGATATGGGTCATGCATCGGAACACGCCTTCCGTATCGATGATGGGACGGTCGTCCCGCAGGGGCACGGCAAAATGGTCGGATTGGAATCGGGCCATAAAGGCCTCGTCCACCATGGCCAGGTTGTTGACCGGAACCCATCCGTACACAAATCCTGCCTCGACCAGGGCCCATTCCTTGTCCCGGGTCAGATGGCAGACATGGACGGGGGTTCCGGCCCACAGGACCGAATACTGCATATAGTCAAAGGGGTATCCTTCCCCGGGCCGGTCAAAGGAATGGAAGCCGGGATGGCGGGTTGGCAGGGCACGTGCATGAGTGTCCATGATGGTGATGGCCCGGGCATCCTGGTTGGGAAAGGTTTCCTGGTCACATGTGGCCACAAGCCGGGTAATCCGCTGTGTGGGCCAGGGTTGCAGGTTTTCTCCAATGACTTTGCTGGTACCCAGAGTGTTGATTGATCTCAACAGGTTTTCGGCAGGGTAGAGTGTGGCCGCCTTGAGATGCCAGGGGGCGAAAAAATGGGTCAGATACTGCTTGGCAAGACGGCTCTGGTTGGGGATATGGCTGTGGTCGTCCATGGAGCCGGAATTCGCCCCTATAATGCGCGACACGTCCTGGGGAATGGTCTGTACATCCTCAATGGAGCCCCCCAGGGGCGGGCGCGAGCATGCAACACATAGGACAACAAGGAACCAGACCATGGTCATGGCGGTATGTAAGCGACCCCTTGCAAGGAAAAGACGCATGACAAAACTCCCGTTGGACAGGGGTGGACAAGGCGATTGACTCTGCCTTGAAATGTTTTTACAAATGTCTTTTCTTGTAATCCAACAAAGCACAAAAGGGAAGGTTAAGGGTATGGATGCTAGTTTGCAGGAAATGATCAAGGCGTTGACGTTCAAGGAAGTTCTGTTTGCGGATGAAAAACGGGCGGCCATTGATTTCGGCCCTGTCATTTGCGTCTTTGAAAAACACGGCGATACCTGGCATACCGTGGGCACCTCGGAACATGGTGCAACCGGTTTGTTCTACGAGGACGCCAAAAAGGTTTTTGCGGATCGGGCCGAAGTGGCTCAGCGGCTGTAATCCGGCTGCATCTGTTGTCCTGTCAACAAGCGGGAAAACAGGGGAATGCCCCTGTTTTCCCGCTTGTTTTGTTTGGGCTGCCCTGGAGCAGAACCTGGGCGCCATGGTGAGCAGCTGGTCGGCTGTGTGGCTATCGCCAGGACGGCCGAGGTGGGGCCTCCCGTGAGCACAAAAGAAGGCCATCGAACATGGGTTCGATGGCCCTGATGGAAATGCGCGGTCGCCCCTGGTGGCGTCAACGGGGATGCGTTAGACTTTTTCCCGCGTGGTGTGAAAGACAATGTCGGGCCATTGTTCCATGGTGTAATCCAGGCGCCACTTGCTCGGGGCCAGGTAAGTCAGGGCGCCTTCGGCGTCCAGGGCCATGTTGGACTGGAATTCCCGAGTGAACTGATCCAGAATTTTCTGCTGGTCGCAGGTCACCCATCGGGCTGTTTCCGTTTGAACGGGCTCGTAAACGGCATCCACCCCGTATTCGTCTTTCAGGCGGGACATGATGACATCAAACTGGAGGACACCCACGGCACCAAGAATATAGTCATTGTTCATCATGGGTCTGAAAAGCTGCACAGCGCCCTCCTCGGAGAGCTGGGTCAGTCCCTTGTTCAACTGCTTGGATTTGAGGGGATTTTTCAGGATGACCCGTCTGAAGTGCTCGGGTGCGAAATTGGGGATGCCCGTGAACTTGAGAGGCTCTTTCTCGGTAAAGGTGTCGCCGATACGGATGGTTCCGTGGTTGTGCACCCCGATGATGTCGCCGGGCCATGCCTCTTCCACTCCGGTTCGGTCCTGGGCCATGAAAATGGTCGCATTGGCGATCTGGATTTCCTTGCCCAATCGATGGTGACGGACCTTCATGCCCCTGGTGAACTTGCCCGAACAGATGCGCACGAAAGCGAGCCGGTCCCTGTGGGCCGGGTCCATGTTTGCCTGGATCTTGAAGGCCACGCCGGAAAATTCCGGTTCATAGGGAGAGACCTCCCTGGTGGTTGTCTGTCTGGGTTGGGGAGGCGGAGCAAGTTCCACAAAGGTATCAAGCAGTTCCTGAACCCCGAAGTTGTTGATGGCGCTGCCGAAGAATACCGGGGTCTGCAATCCCTTGAGGTAGCGTTCCCGGTCAAAGGGGTAACCGGCTCCTTCGATGAGTTCGAGATTCATGCGCAGTTCGTCGGCATGCTGGCCCAGAAGTTCGTCCAGTTTGGGATCGTTGATGTCGGTGATGACAATACCTTCCTGGATTCTGCCCCCATGGGTTGCCGAAAACAGATGGAGTTGCTTTTTGTGGATATTGTAGGTCCCTTGAAACTGTTTACCCATGCCAATGGGCCAGGACAGGGGGGCGCATTCAATATGCAGGGTCTTTTCAATGTCCTCCAGAATGTCCAGGGGGTCCAATCCGTCCCGGTCGAGTTTGTTCACAAAGGTCATGATGGGGGTATCCCGCATCCGGCAGACGTCCATGAGCTTGCGGGTCTGGACCTCAACACCCTTGGCGCTGTCAATGACCATGAGGGCGGAGTCCACCGCCGTGAGCACCCTGTAGGTGTCTTCGGAAAAGTCCTGATGGCCGGGGGTATCCAGGAGGTTGATCTCAAAGCCGTTGTAATTGAACTTCATCACCGAGGTGGTCACGGAGATGCCGCGTTCCTGTTCCATGGCCATCCAGTCGGAGGTGGCATACCGATTGGCCTTGCGGGACTTGATGGTCCCTGCCATCTGGATGGCTCCGCCGTAGAGCAGGAGTTTTTCGGTCAGGGTGGTCTTTCCGGCGTCCGGGTGGCTGATGATCCCGAAGGTTCGGCGTTTGTCCACTTCTCTGGTTAATTGCTTGAGGGAAATATCTGCTGCCATGGACATACCTCGAAAATGAAAATGCCTTGCCCTGCCAGGTGGCGGGAAAGGCGAAATGGATGTGATTGGGGTGCTTGTCGGCGGGGTATAAGGGAACGCCTGAATTGCTCAAAATGTGAGATAATCAGAAAAAGGTCAAGAAGAAAGAATGTGGGCCGTGTCTGGTGTGTGGATACCGGGTGCAGCGGCGTCCTTTTTCTCCGGTCGGCCTTGCTCACGGGCTGATGTCAGCTCGTTGCAGGTCAAGATGATTTTTGTTCTCACCGGAAAAAGGACGCCATTTCCTGGCGTTGTTCCCGTAATCTGGATACGGGGTCCTGCCTGATAAAAGCGGCCGGGGTGACTTCCAGGGTGAGGTGACCTGTGTAGCCGTCCTGGGCCACCAGGGCCAGGAATTCCCACAGGGGGAGATTGCCCTTCCCGGGCCAGAGGTGTTCCTGCCATCCTGAGGCATCGGAAAAATGGATGTTGCTGACCAATAATCGGGGGATGCGTTTCCACCCCTTGAGGATATCGTAACTGCTTACCCCGAGATGACAGGTATCCAGGGTCATGTTGGTTCCTTTTTGGGCGCACAGCAGGGCCAGTTGGGTGAGGGGGTCTTTGGCAAAGGGGGATTGTTGCCCCCAGGGGAGATTCTCAATGCCCAGGGTGAGTCGCGGGGAGGCTTCCATATCCATGGGAAGATCAAAAGAGGACCTGAACCACCAGAATAAAGCGAGTTCTCCCTGCCGGAAATGGGGTGGATGCAGGGTAATGTGGCGCACGTCTTTCAATTGGTTGCCCAGGGCAATGGACTTTTTCCAGGCGTGCAGATGCCCCCCCCACAGGGCCCATTTCCTGAACGGGGCATGCAGGGAGATGATTTTGCAGGGGGCGGTCTGGCTGATGAGACGTTGGGGGTCGAGCATGTCCGGATGGGACAGGATGAGTTCCAATCCATCAAAACCCGCATCCGTGCAGATTGCAGCGATTTCCTCCAGGGGTCGGTCAAAGAGGCAGCCCGTGGAAAGAAGAATGGTTGGTCGTTCTTTGGAGGGCATGGGGGACTGTAAGAGTATGAGTACGCAGTGCACAGTGCACAGTGC is part of the Desulfoplanes formicivorans genome and encodes:
- a CDS encoding DUF3783 domain-containing protein; the protein is MSQSTFKPVGQSDNRLFGPRKVLVHGLDPRDRQRLITHLDTTREFEDLPLIFPGREDFSCTLEELFAREDQSAPHDHVLASPFVIMGGLLEHELHAFMKIYKSIELPRPIWATLTPVSATWSLTDLLTELTREHQAMGKPASS
- a CDS encoding SH3 domain-containing C40 family peptidase, producing MRLFLARGRLHTAMTMVWFLVVLCVACSRPPLGGSIEDVQTIPQDVSRIIGANSGSMDDHSHIPNQSRLAKQYLTHFFAPWHLKAATLYPAENLLRSINTLGTSKVIGENLQPWPTQRITRLVATCDQETFPNQDARAITIMDTHARALPTRHPGFHSFDRPGEGYPFDYMQYSVLWAGTPVHVCHLTRDKEWALVEAGFVYGWVPVNNLAMVDEAFMARFQSDHFAVPLRDDRPIIDTEGVFRCMTHIGAIYPVAMESPTRPMLLMPAADASRKAVLVKADMKGLEMAPFPLPMTLDNQVFLAQGFMGQPYGWGGMYANRDCSAMTRDYMTPFGFWLPRNSSQQARQGRRINLAGLSAKDKENIIRTQGIALRTLIWMPGHIVLYLGQYQGQPVIMHNMWGLKTKTLMAGEGRYIIGKTVITTLYPGAELNHLDRPSGLLINKITGMSIFP
- a CDS encoding peptide chain release factor 3; amino-acid sequence: MAADISLKQLTREVDKRRTFGIISHPDAGKTTLTEKLLLYGGAIQMAGTIKSRKANRYATSDWMAMEQERGISVTTSVMKFNYNGFEINLLDTPGHQDFSEDTYRVLTAVDSALMVIDSAKGVEVQTRKLMDVCRMRDTPIMTFVNKLDRDGLDPLDILEDIEKTLHIECAPLSWPIGMGKQFQGTYNIHKKQLHLFSATHGGRIQEGIVITDINDPKLDELLGQHADELRMNLELIEGAGYPFDRERYLKGLQTPVFFGSAINNFGVQELLDTFVELAPPPQPRQTTTREVSPYEPEFSGVAFKIQANMDPAHRDRLAFVRICSGKFTRGMKVRHHRLGKEIQIANATIFMAQDRTGVEEAWPGDIIGVHNHGTIRIGDTFTEKEPLKFTGIPNFAPEHFRRVILKNPLKSKQLNKGLTQLSEEGAVQLFRPMMNNDYILGAVGVLQFDVIMSRLKDEYGVDAVYEPVQTETARWVTCDQQKILDQFTREFQSNMALDAEGALTYLAPSKWRLDYTMEQWPDIVFHTTREKV
- a CDS encoding sugar phosphate isomerase/epimerase family protein translates to MPSKERPTILLSTGCLFDRPLEEIAAICTDAGFDGLELILSHPDMLDPQRLISQTAPCKIISLHAPFRKWALWGGHLHAWKKSIALGNQLKDVRHITLHPPHFRQGELALFWWFRSSFDLPMDMEASPRLTLGIENLPWGQQSPFAKDPLTQLALLCAQKGTNMTLDTCHLGVSSYDILKGWKRIPRLLVSNIHFSDASGWQEHLWPGKGNLPLWEFLALVAQDGYTGHLTLEVTPAAFIRQDPVSRLREQRQEMASFFR